From Nonlabens sp. Ci31, the proteins below share one genomic window:
- a CDS encoding heme-binding domain-containing protein: protein MKIFKFIAWLALVALIGIQFFPIDRNESYSRPETDFMVVNDVPAEIQHQLQVSCYDCHSNNTAYPWYNNIQPIAWYLEDHVKEGKAELNFSEWETYSSRRKNSKLRSMMKQIESGEMPLESYTLIHGDAVLSKAQQTDVIEYLVKLKENRN, encoded by the coding sequence ATGAAAATTTTTAAGTTTATTGCTTGGTTGGCTCTTGTTGCTTTGATTGGGATACAATTCTTTCCCATAGATCGCAATGAGAGCTACTCAAGGCCTGAAACTGATTTTATGGTCGTCAATGACGTGCCTGCTGAAATTCAGCATCAGTTACAGGTATCTTGCTACGATTGCCATAGTAATAATACGGCCTATCCTTGGTACAATAACATCCAGCCTATTGCCTGGTACTTAGAAGATCATGTTAAAGAAGGAAAAGCCGAGCTTAATTTCAGTGAATGGGAGACTTATTCCAGTAGAAGGAAAAACAGTAAATTAAGGTCAATGATGAAGCAGATTGAAAGTGGTGAGATGCCTCTAGAGAGTTATACCCTAATTCACGGTGATGCCGTACTGTCCAAAGCACAGCAAACCGATGTTATAGAGTACCTAGTGAAGTTAAAAGAGAACAGAAACTAA
- a CDS encoding PepSY domain-containing protein: MVKRKTGLKIRKAHRYLGIFLGIQFLMWTISGMYFGWTDIDEIHGDHFKKEVPHQSAFSDLLGSSQLKIKGPIRSLELLEIADSPYYWINETALYDARTGAKKKELTADEAIQVAQRYMLSDLEFDQIKRIETVGDHHEYRGRPLPAYEISYKTDENLKAYVAMENGAFQTVRHRDWRWFDFLWMTHTMDYQGRDDFNTIVLRVFSLLGLITVFSGFLLWFTSSPTIRKVKKRIN, encoded by the coding sequence ATGGTAAAGAGAAAAACAGGGCTTAAGATTAGAAAAGCACACCGGTATTTAGGTATCTTTTTAGGTATTCAGTTTTTAATGTGGACCATTAGTGGCATGTACTTCGGCTGGACCGATATTGATGAGATTCACGGCGACCATTTCAAAAAGGAAGTTCCACATCAGAGCGCATTTTCAGATTTGTTGGGAAGCTCGCAGTTGAAGATCAAAGGGCCTATTCGTTCGTTGGAACTGCTAGAGATTGCAGATTCACCTTATTATTGGATTAATGAAACGGCACTTTATGACGCGCGTACAGGTGCAAAGAAAAAGGAACTAACGGCAGATGAGGCAATCCAAGTAGCGCAGCGGTATATGCTTTCAGACTTAGAATTTGATCAAATAAAGCGTATTGAAACCGTGGGCGATCATCACGAGTATCGCGGCCGGCCATTGCCAGCTTATGAGATTTCCTACAAGACCGATGAAAACCTAAAAGCCTATGTAGCTATGGAGAACGGAGCTTTTCAAACCGTACGACATCGAGACTGGCGTTGGTTTGATTTCCTGTGGATGACGCATACCATGGATTATCAAGGACGTGATGATTTCAATACCATCGTCCTAAGAGTATTTTCTCTATTAGGATTAATTACGGTGTTCAGTGGCTTTTTGCTATGGTTTACCAGTTCACCTACGATTAGAAAAGTAAAAAAACGGATTAATTAA
- a CDS encoding DUF3347 domain-containing protein has protein sequence MKTMKNSLGIVALATAMTLTVSCKDAYKSEAPEPMVNEMHQSSMEDAEDMSMDNNQNSGTEAVLKDYFSLKDALVSDDNSTSKDLGMTLTKSLKSFDASNYTASQQSELKDIIEDATEHAEHIGESDIKHQREHFKILSKDITDMVAITGTEMKLYEQFCPMYDGGGAWLSTKEEIRNPYFGSSMLKCGKVQREIN, from the coding sequence ATGAAAACAATGAAAAACAGTTTAGGAATCGTAGCTCTTGCTACTGCAATGACGCTTACCGTATCCTGCAAGGATGCATACAAAAGTGAGGCTCCTGAGCCTATGGTCAATGAAATGCATCAATCGTCCATGGAGGATGCAGAGGATATGTCAATGGATAACAACCAAAACTCAGGTACTGAAGCAGTTTTGAAGGATTATTTCAGTCTGAAAGACGCATTAGTTAGTGATGACAATTCAACATCCAAGGATTTGGGAATGACATTGACAAAATCACTAAAGTCTTTTGATGCATCCAACTATACTGCTAGTCAGCAGTCAGAATTGAAGGATATTATTGAAGATGCCACAGAGCACGCAGAGCATATTGGTGAAAGCGATATCAAACACCAACGAGAGCACTTTAAGATATTAAGTAAAGATATTACTGATATGGTAGCTATTACAGGAACTGAAATGAAACTGTATGAGCAATTTTGCCCTATGTATGACGGTGGTGGTGCATGGCTAAGTACCAAAGAAGAAATAAGAAACCCTTACTTCGGTAGCTCCATGTTGAAATGTGGTAAAGTACAGCGGGAGATCAATTAG
- a CDS encoding helix-turn-helix domain-containing protein, with amino-acid sequence MKQNFYIKNMVCDRCIKVLKNEIEAQEIELTEIELGRIQLNVENDLEIDQLKQILESNGFELIDSPEDELTEQVKIHLIKILGELPMELNEKLSTHLAEKMHQDYSKISKVFSTTEGITIEKYYIKLKIEKVKELIQTQRKNFTEISQLLDYSHINHLSRQFKSETGLSLSEYKAEQKNTRNPLDQIV; translated from the coding sequence ATGAAACAAAATTTCTACATAAAAAACATGGTATGCGATCGGTGTATTAAGGTGCTCAAAAATGAGATCGAGGCACAAGAAATTGAATTGACTGAAATCGAACTGGGGCGCATACAGCTCAATGTCGAGAATGATCTAGAAATAGATCAACTGAAGCAGATTTTAGAGAGCAATGGTTTTGAGCTTATTGATTCTCCTGAAGATGAATTGACGGAGCAAGTCAAGATCCATCTCATCAAAATTTTGGGGGAATTACCAATGGAACTAAACGAGAAATTATCGACCCATCTCGCAGAAAAAATGCATCAGGATTATTCAAAAATTAGCAAAGTGTTCTCTACAACAGAAGGCATTACTATTGAGAAATATTACATCAAACTCAAGATCGAGAAGGTCAAGGAATTGATACAGACACAAAGGAAAAACTTTACGGAGATAAGTCAGCTATTAGACTACAGTCATATCAATCATTTAAGTAGGCAATTTAAATCCGAAACAGGCTTAAGTCTTTCAGAATACAAAGCAGAACAAAAAAACACGAGAAACCCATTGGACCAAATTGTATAG
- a CDS encoding DUF305 domain-containing protein has product MENNDKMNHDSMNKNQYTKFVVMLAASFVAMYITMYLNTYSIDHVYFSLTRFYMSCLGISAMAVIMFVAMRGMYQNKKKNSAIIVGSIALFLGALGLVRDQESTVGDVLWMKAMIPHHSIAILTSERADIKDPEVKELANAIIEAQRKEIGEMKAMIKRLEDK; this is encoded by the coding sequence ATGGAAAACAACGACAAAATGAATCATGACTCAATGAACAAAAACCAATACACAAAATTTGTGGTCATGCTTGCGGCATCATTTGTGGCAATGTACATCACGATGTATTTGAATACCTATTCCATTGATCACGTCTATTTCAGCTTGACTCGATTTTATATGAGTTGTTTGGGTATTTCTGCCATGGCCGTTATTATGTTTGTAGCGATGCGAGGGATGTATCAAAATAAAAAGAAGAATAGTGCCATTATCGTTGGTAGTATCGCTCTCTTTTTAGGCGCGTTGGGATTGGTACGTGATCAGGAGTCGACGGTAGGAGACGTATTGTGGATGAAGGCGATGATCCCGCATCACTCGATTGCTATTTTGACCAGTGAACGTGCTGATATTAAGGATCCAGAAGTAAAAGAGCTAGCAAATGCCATTATTGAGGCTCAGAGAAAGGAAATAGGCGAAATGAAAGCGATGATAAAAAGGCTGGAGGATAAATAG
- a CDS encoding DUF2911 domain-containing protein, with amino-acid sequence MKYTIILLGLVLLTSCKETSKEMEMEQVEEVAVQETTAADSTEKKPLSPHANTMAMIGDAHIHVDYSSPGVRNRIVFGGLLPYNAVWQAGAHNATWMETNKDLSIAGKELKAGKYGFFVIPNEKEWTVIFNSNWDQHGKDEYDETDDVLRFKVMPTVSEDVQEHLEYTVEKTSDTSGKISMSWEKVTIEFLFTVK; translated from the coding sequence ATGAAATATACAATCATTCTTTTAGGCCTCGTACTATTAACTTCCTGCAAGGAAACCTCAAAAGAGATGGAAATGGAACAAGTGGAAGAAGTTGCTGTACAGGAAACAACCGCAGCAGATTCAACAGAGAAAAAACCATTGAGCCCGCATGCAAATACTATGGCAATGATAGGTGATGCGCACATACATGTTGATTATTCGTCACCAGGAGTTCGCAATCGTATTGTATTTGGAGGCTTGCTTCCATATAATGCCGTCTGGCAGGCGGGCGCTCACAATGCTACTTGGATGGAAACGAATAAGGATCTAAGCATCGCTGGTAAGGAGTTGAAAGCAGGAAAATATGGATTCTTTGTAATTCCCAATGAAAAGGAGTGGACAGTCATTTTCAATAGCAATTGGGATCAACACGGCAAGGACGAATATGATGAAACAGATGATGTACTGCGATTTAAAGTAATGCCTACAGTATCAGAAGATGTTCAGGAGCATTTAGAATACACGGTAGAAAAGACCAGCGACACTTCAGGAAAAATCAGTATGAGTTGGGAAAAAGTGACGATCGAGTTTCTATTTACGGTAAAATAG
- a CDS encoding transposase, protein MKYQPFETGHYFHIYNRGNNNENIFLEKENYTYFLKLMKKYLLQVSNIYSYCLLPNHFHILLKFKEDSEFQVDKKEKKPVLHQPFSNMLNAYTKSINKRYNRKGSLFQEHLKRIKITEEQYFFKSDYIREHKSIAPSN, encoded by the coding sequence ATGAAGTATCAACCTTTTGAAACAGGACATTATTTCCATATTTATAATAGGGGGAACAACAATGAGAATATTTTCTTGGAAAAAGAAAATTACACCTATTTCTTGAAGTTGATGAAAAAATACCTACTTCAGGTAAGCAATATTTATAGTTATTGTTTATTGCCAAACCATTTTCACATTCTTCTAAAATTTAAAGAGGATTCAGAATTTCAAGTAGATAAAAAAGAAAAAAAACCAGTGCTGCACCAGCCGTTTTCAAATATGTTGAATGCGTATACCAAATCAATAAATAAAAGGTACAACAGAAAAGGAAGTCTATTTCAGGAACATTTAAAAAGAATAAAAATCACCGAAGAGCAATATTTTTTTAAATCTGATTATATACGTGAACACAAATCCATCGCACCATCAAATTGA
- a CDS encoding multicopper oxidase domain-containing protein, which translates to MRILVVLFLSVSFGAKAQLTANKTEENVDNWPEHVYDLSIDYEIVNFTGKHIKAMTVNGGIPGPNLEFNEGEFAIINVTNKMDVETSVHWHGLILPNFYDGVPYLSTPPIRPGETLQYKFALKQSGTYWYHSHTGLQEQRGVYGSIQINPKTTDLKYDKDLVLVLSDWMDENPQSQLKNLKRGNEWYLIKKGQVQSLDKLIAQNAVGAKLKMAWQRMPDMAISDNYFDKFFINGSAQQNYPDFKAGDRVRLRFVNASAATYYWLTFGGDDPMLVSADGLDVVPVKHNKTLIGVAETYDFIVTVPENGKLQVRATAQDGSGEASAFIGTGVLLEAPVNPEPNLIKSMKQMMSMGMKMGAPASKFNPSKNDSIQVMEKYKMDMSGMQMDGMSMDDGEMKMEMDGEMQGMKMDSLSRKRNNDKSNAMKKDMKMSKSQMKMKGNQMMNHNMKMEDDSEMATMKMGYMIPDDKVVGDNMKTGGNPAFNYNYLRAKESTVIKNDKPVKEMLFNLTGNMNRYIWSINGVPLSETDKIKIKQGEVVRITLNNLTMMHHPMHLHGHFFRVLNENGAYSPLKHTVNVAPMQKVVIEFDASEQGDWFFHCHILYHMMSGMARVFSYDTPRDERLEEYPLKNLTNEADHIFTWGEVSAASHMTELYATATNIRNQFTLMGEYGWNKNLETEFTYERYLNDYFRVFGGVNVENEGADSLEDINTTAIAGVRWLMPLLINSDFRIDSKLRPEIRFSTGFMIFPRLGIYGEYEYQMDFGWDGNLPQGQDYGEETTWQVGLEYVLSRNFSLMSSYDNRFGAGGGLSLRF; encoded by the coding sequence ATGAGAATATTAGTTGTGCTCTTTCTAAGTGTTTCCTTCGGGGCAAAGGCACAATTGACGGCAAATAAAACGGAAGAAAATGTGGACAACTGGCCAGAGCATGTTTATGATCTTAGCATAGATTATGAAATAGTAAACTTTACTGGAAAGCATATAAAAGCAATGACAGTGAATGGAGGAATTCCTGGTCCTAATCTGGAATTCAATGAAGGGGAGTTTGCGATTATCAATGTCACCAATAAGATGGATGTAGAAACATCAGTTCACTGGCACGGATTGATTTTGCCTAATTTCTACGATGGCGTACCTTACTTGTCCACACCACCTATTAGACCTGGAGAAACGCTACAATACAAGTTCGCTTTAAAACAATCTGGAACCTATTGGTACCATTCGCATACAGGATTACAAGAACAACGTGGTGTGTATGGTAGTATTCAAATAAACCCAAAAACTACAGATCTGAAATACGACAAAGATCTGGTTTTAGTTCTTTCAGACTGGATGGATGAAAACCCGCAATCACAACTAAAAAACCTGAAACGTGGTAACGAATGGTATTTGATTAAAAAGGGTCAGGTTCAAAGTTTAGATAAATTAATAGCACAAAACGCAGTTGGCGCCAAATTGAAAATGGCCTGGCAGCGCATGCCAGATATGGCGATTTCTGACAACTACTTTGACAAATTCTTTATCAATGGAAGTGCCCAGCAAAACTATCCTGATTTCAAAGCTGGTGATCGAGTGAGACTGCGATTCGTAAATGCGTCTGCAGCGACTTATTACTGGTTAACCTTTGGTGGCGATGACCCGATGTTGGTTTCGGCAGATGGTCTTGATGTCGTTCCTGTGAAACATAATAAGACCTTGATAGGTGTTGCAGAAACTTATGATTTCATCGTTACCGTTCCTGAAAATGGCAAATTACAGGTTAGAGCCACAGCACAAGATGGTTCAGGAGAAGCTTCAGCATTTATCGGGACAGGGGTACTACTTGAAGCGCCAGTAAATCCAGAACCCAACCTTATTAAAAGCATGAAACAGATGATGTCCATGGGTATGAAAATGGGTGCACCAGCTTCTAAATTCAATCCATCTAAAAATGATTCCATTCAGGTAATGGAAAAATATAAGATGGATATGAGCGGGATGCAAATGGACGGAATGTCAATGGACGATGGCGAGATGAAAATGGAGATGGATGGAGAAATGCAGGGAATGAAGATGGATTCGCTTTCGCGAAAGCGAAATAACGACAAGTCTAATGCCATGAAAAAAGATATGAAAATGTCCAAATCGCAGATGAAGATGAAGGGCAACCAGATGATGAATCACAACATGAAAATGGAAGATGATTCAGAAATGGCTACAATGAAAATGGGTTATATGATCCCAGATGATAAAGTAGTTGGTGACAATATGAAAACCGGTGGCAATCCAGCATTTAATTACAACTACTTGCGTGCGAAAGAATCTACTGTGATTAAAAATGATAAGCCAGTGAAGGAGATGCTGTTCAACCTAACTGGAAATATGAATCGCTATATTTGGAGTATTAATGGTGTACCTCTTTCAGAAACAGACAAGATAAAAATCAAGCAGGGCGAGGTTGTTCGCATCACGCTCAACAACCTGACCATGATGCACCACCCGATGCACCTGCACGGACATTTCTTTAGAGTGCTGAATGAAAACGGAGCATACTCACCGCTGAAGCATACGGTTAATGTAGCACCCATGCAAAAGGTGGTGATCGAGTTTGATGCCAGTGAACAAGGTGACTGGTTCTTTCATTGCCATATTTTATATCATATGATGAGTGGAATGGCACGGGTTTTTAGTTATGATACACCACGCGATGAGCGTTTAGAGGAATATCCTTTAAAAAACCTAACCAATGAAGCTGACCATATATTTACCTGGGGCGAGGTGAGCGCTGCCAGCCATATGACAGAGTTGTACGCCACCGCTACGAATATTAGAAACCAATTTACCCTAATGGGAGAATATGGCTGGAACAAGAATCTGGAAACAGAGTTTACCTATGAGCGGTATCTCAATGACTATTTCCGTGTTTTTGGTGGGGTAAATGTAGAGAATGAAGGAGCAGATAGTCTTGAGGACATCAATACTACTGCGATTGCAGGAGTGCGCTGGTTGATGCCGTTGCTCATTAATTCTGACTTTAGGATTGATAGTAAACTGCGCCCAGAAATAAGGTTCAGTACAGGCTTTATGATTTTCCCACGATTGGGAATCTATGGAGAATATGAATACCAGATGGATTTTGGTTGGGATGGCAACCTTCCACAAGGACAGGATTATGGAGAAGAAACCACTTGGCAAGTTGGATTGGAATATGTCTTAAGTCGCAATTTTTCTTTGATGAGCAGCTATGACAATAGGTTTGGCGCTGGTGGTGGATTGTCATTAAGATTTTAA
- a CDS encoding heavy metal translocating P-type ATPase, with product MKHTYHIQGMTCNGCRSHVEQTLSKVDGVTHVSVNLENAEATIEMESHIPLETFQKALQEDGDTYSIHKSPLPTSPKEKSPKIAKGSMTHTYSIHGMTCNGCRSHVEKILSEVEEVSNATVDLEKKEATIVMDKHIPIEKLQEVLKNDGGTYSIHNLGEQSHSSEKTVKTSKTSSPQPPASSLGKGTGTFYCPMHCEDDKTYNKPGDCPVCGMDLVEEQNLSATTSEQWTCPMHPEVIKDESGACPICGMDLVPIQPDISAEEKSYKKLLKKFWIAVAFTLPIFLIAMSEMIPNNPLYEVMEQKGWNWIQFGLSIPVVFYATWMFFERAYRSVKTWNLNMFTLIGIGASVAWLFSVFGMLFPDFFPEQFKTESGAVHVYFEAATVILTLVLMGQVLEARAHSKTNSAVKELLKLAPNKAVRVVDGNEEDVSIDHIQKGDILRVKPGDKIPVDGIITEGKTTVDESMISGEPIPVDKAENDQVSSGTINGNQSFLMKAEKVGSDTLLSQIIKMVNDASRSRAPIQKLADTVSGYFVPVVVGISIITFAVWAIWGPEPAYVFALVNAIAVLIIACPCALGLATPMSIMVGVGKGAQNGVLIKNAEALEKMDTVDTLIVDKTGTITEGKPTVEKIGVFGDRFRESEITQLVASLNSSSEHPLAEATVKYGKEQNTEILKTENFSAVTGKGVEGTVDGKKLDLGNAKMMAYANATISPEMETEVQSFQKQGKTVSYLAIDGVVSGYVVIGDKIKATSAEAIAALQEKGIAVIMLTGDNHDTAQAVASELHLADFKAGMLPEDKLNEVTKLQEQGKVVAMAGDGINDAPALAKSDVGIAMGTGTDVAIESAMITLVKGDLHGILKAKNLSHAVMKNIKQNLFFALVYNTLGVPVAAGVLFPFFGILLSPMIAALAMSFSSVSVIANALRLKSKSIN from the coding sequence ATGAAACACACCTATCACATACAAGGAATGACCTGTAATGGTTGTCGCAGTCACGTCGAGCAGACGCTTTCTAAAGTGGATGGTGTAACTCATGTTTCGGTAAATTTAGAAAATGCAGAAGCCACCATTGAAATGGAATCCCACATTCCTCTCGAGACCTTTCAAAAGGCACTTCAAGAAGATGGCGATACGTATTCGATTCATAAAAGTCCCCTCCCAACCTCCCCAAAGGAGAAGAGCCCAAAAATTGCAAAAGGTTCGATGACACACACCTACTCCATTCACGGAATGACCTGCAACGGCTGCCGCAGCCACGTTGAAAAAATACTTTCTGAAGTAGAAGAAGTTTCAAATGCTACGGTCGATTTAGAAAAAAAGGAAGCTACCATAGTGATGGATAAACATATTCCTATTGAAAAACTTCAAGAAGTTTTAAAAAACGACGGTGGGACTTATAGCATTCACAATCTTGGCGAGCAAAGTCATTCTTCTGAAAAGACAGTAAAAACATCAAAGACTTCCAGCCCCCAACCTCCAGCTTCCAGCCTCGGTAAAGGTACTGGAACGTTCTACTGCCCGATGCACTGCGAGGATGACAAGACCTATAACAAACCTGGCGACTGTCCGGTCTGTGGGATGGACCTTGTAGAAGAACAAAATTTATCGGCCACCACAAGCGAACAGTGGACATGCCCGATGCATCCAGAAGTCATAAAAGACGAATCTGGAGCTTGTCCTATTTGCGGTATGGATCTCGTTCCTATACAGCCAGATATTTCGGCAGAAGAGAAATCCTATAAAAAACTGTTGAAGAAATTCTGGATTGCGGTGGCGTTCACCCTGCCTATTTTCCTGATCGCCATGAGTGAGATGATTCCTAACAACCCGCTGTACGAGGTGATGGAACAAAAAGGGTGGAACTGGATCCAATTTGGCCTGTCCATTCCTGTCGTGTTTTATGCGACTTGGATGTTTTTTGAACGTGCCTATAGAAGTGTGAAGACATGGAATCTTAATATGTTTACCCTTATCGGTATAGGTGCAAGTGTGGCCTGGCTATTCAGTGTTTTTGGGATGTTGTTTCCAGACTTTTTCCCAGAGCAGTTTAAAACAGAATCTGGTGCCGTACACGTCTATTTTGAAGCGGCTACTGTTATTCTTACTTTGGTGTTGATGGGTCAAGTACTGGAAGCACGTGCACATAGCAAAACCAACTCTGCTGTCAAAGAATTATTGAAGCTAGCGCCTAATAAAGCAGTACGTGTGGTAGATGGTAACGAAGAAGATGTATCCATTGACCACATTCAAAAAGGAGATATTCTAAGAGTTAAACCAGGTGATAAAATTCCTGTGGACGGCATTATCACCGAAGGGAAAACCACCGTGGATGAATCCATGATTTCTGGAGAGCCTATTCCGGTTGATAAAGCTGAGAATGATCAAGTAAGCAGCGGTACCATTAATGGTAACCAATCCTTCTTGATGAAGGCCGAAAAAGTAGGAAGCGATACTTTGCTTTCTCAAATCATAAAAATGGTCAACGACGCCAGTCGCAGCCGTGCACCCATCCAGAAGTTGGCCGACACGGTTTCCGGTTATTTTGTGCCAGTGGTGGTTGGAATTTCCATCATCACCTTTGCCGTATGGGCGATTTGGGGGCCTGAGCCCGCTTATGTATTTGCCTTGGTCAATGCCATTGCCGTCTTGATCATCGCCTGTCCTTGTGCGTTGGGACTAGCTACACCTATGTCTATTATGGTGGGCGTAGGTAAAGGCGCTCAAAACGGAGTGCTGATCAAAAATGCGGAAGCTCTGGAAAAAATGGACACCGTAGATACCTTGATAGTAGACAAGACAGGAACCATTACAGAAGGAAAACCGACTGTGGAAAAAATAGGTGTGTTTGGAGATCGCTTTCGCGAAAGCGAAATAACACAACTCGTTGCATCCCTCAACAGTTCCAGCGAGCATCCACTTGCGGAAGCCACCGTTAAATACGGTAAAGAACAAAATACGGAAATTTTAAAAACTGAAAACTTTAGTGCCGTAACCGGTAAAGGAGTCGAAGGAACCGTTGATGGTAAAAAACTCGATTTAGGAAATGCCAAAATGATGGCATATGCTAATGCTACCATTTCGCCAGAAATGGAAACTGAGGTACAATCCTTTCAAAAACAAGGTAAGACAGTTTCTTATCTGGCGATAGACGGCGTGGTATCTGGATATGTAGTGATTGGTGATAAAATCAAAGCAACCAGCGCTGAGGCAATTGCAGCGCTGCAAGAAAAAGGCATTGCTGTCATCATGTTGACAGGGGATAATCATGATACGGCTCAAGCCGTAGCTAGTGAGCTCCACCTAGCTGATTTTAAAGCAGGTATGTTACCAGAAGACAAACTCAACGAAGTAACTAAATTACAAGAACAAGGTAAAGTGGTTGCCATGGCTGGTGACGGTATCAACGATGCACCGGCACTTGCTAAAAGTGACGTAGGAATCGCGATGGGAACGGGAACTGATGTCGCCATCGAAAGCGCTATGATTACATTAGTCAAAGGCGATTTACACGGGATCTTAAAAGCAAAAAATTTAAGCCATGCCGTAATGAAGAATATCAAGCAAAACCTATTTTTTGCACTGGTTTACAATACATTGGGTGTGCCTGTAGCTGCTGGAGTATTATTTCCTTTCTTTGGAATATTATTATCCCCTATGATTGCAGCTTTAGCAATGAGTTTTAGCTCTGTTTCCGTTATTGCAAATGCCTTAAGACTCAAATCAAAATCAATCAACTAA
- a CDS encoding YybH family protein, with product MNNFKAICTVFIISLTVLSCYEKTPQLAQETTISNEEVVDTSKEKEAVVTVMKSYKDAIQNLTTEGTFELFTTDANIFEQGKVEGSYKEYIDGHLGPELGHFKSFTFSDYAIDTTVNMPYAYTTENYLYTIVLKGDEAKGIKERTIESKGVATSILEKIEGEWKIIHSHTSFKKLNQ from the coding sequence ATGAACAATTTTAAAGCTATTTGTACGGTATTCATAATCTCATTAACAGTGCTTTCCTGTTATGAAAAGACACCTCAACTTGCGCAAGAGACAACAATTAGTAATGAAGAAGTCGTTGACACTTCAAAAGAAAAAGAAGCGGTTGTCACAGTGATGAAATCCTATAAAGATGCGATTCAAAACTTAACGACAGAGGGTACTTTTGAACTGTTCACAACAGATGCTAACATATTTGAACAAGGTAAAGTAGAGGGGTCTTATAAGGAGTATATAGACGGTCATTTAGGTCCAGAATTAGGTCATTTCAAAAGCTTTACTTTTTCTGATTATGCAATAGATACCACTGTGAATATGCCATATGCATATACTACAGAAAACTATCTATATACTATTGTATTGAAAGGAGATGAAGCCAAGGGCATTAAGGAACGCACCATTGAAAGTAAGGGCGTGGCGACCTCCATTTTAGAAAAAATTGAGGGGGAATGGAAAATCATACATTCACACACCTCCTTCAAGAAGTTAAATCAGTAA